Part of the Musa acuminata AAA Group cultivar baxijiao chromosome BXJ2-7, Cavendish_Baxijiao_AAA, whole genome shotgun sequence genome is shown below.
GGCCGTCGAAGAGGGGACTGCCGCCTCCGAGGACAATCTCCGGAGCCGAATCTTTCGGCTCCGATTGCCTAAGCGGAGCGCGACGGACGCCCTAGACAGATGGTCCGGAGAGGGGCGCACGGTGACGGCGTCGGGGCTCCGCCAGATCACCAAGGACCTCATGAGGTTGCAGCGCTACAAGCACGCCCTCGAGGTAGGACTCTGATCCAACTTTTCGTGTTTATCCAAACCTCGAATTTCTCTGTGGGTTGAATCATGGAGGTGGAAGATAAAAGAAAAGTTGGGATTTTTAGGACCCGAGAAGACGGCATTGCGAGGGATGCTGATGTAGCATCCATCAGTTGATGTAATTTTCTTCTCTACCATCTTTCCTGGACTTATGTTCGGATTTTTTTCTTGCTGAACCTAACTAAAAGATAAGCCAGTGAGAGTCGATAACTTATGATTTCCTCATCATTTTACATGCCGGTCTGGACAATAAGCAAATGTTAAATGAAATATTGAAATCTATAAGACTGATCTCACAGAAAATGACTAGCAGAAATTATATATGCATAAGTGCTTCCTATCTCATGCTTGAATGGTTGAAGGAAGCTGGGGAAGTTGTTGATGACTGGAGGCAAGCTACAGCCCAGGAGTTTGACATCCTCTGATTGCAATAGGCTATTTGAGGTATCAGAAAAAGGCTGGATTGGCCAATAAAGCAGATAAGTTCCATGAGCTGATGGTTCACAAGGGTTATGAACTTACAAGTTGCTTTTTGCTAAGTATATTCAGTAAACTGTAGAGAGTAAGATGGTGCTTGTCAGAATTCCATTTTGTCCAGAAACCTGGAAAAAGGACATACTCAACTTCACATTTCGCTTGTTGTTTTTGTGCCTTAGAGAATTATGATAGGTTAAATATTAAGTATATTAACTTTACGGAATAACCTTATTCAGCTTATGAGTTTTATCTTCCTTTTAAATATCATCTTATATTTTTCAGTGTAATTTTCTTCTCTGCCATCTCTACTGGATTTCTGTTCTAATCTTTATCTTAATAAGATTAAGATGCATTGCTTGTTTGCTTGTTTAGTCTGGAATATGATGATGCCACTTAGTGAATAACTACATTCGCCTGTTTTCAATTTCCTGCACTTACACTCAGGTTTTCATTGATATGCATTTTCCCTATCATACTTCTTTGTTGTTTAATGCATGTATTAGAATTATGCACAGTTTTCTCTAGTATTCTGGTTTCAGGCAGATCTTATTTAGTTTTCTTTGTGTCCCCTGAACATGCAGATTATAACATGGATGGATTCAAATGACCCTTTCCAATTATCATCCTCAGATCATGCACGCAGACTTGATTTGATAATTAAAGTCCACACTATAGCTGAAGCTGAAACTTATTTCAAGAAGCTAACTACCAGTGCTTCAAAGAAGGCTGCAGCTTTTCCTCTTCTACATTACTATGTGAAAGCAAGAGACTTGCAGAAAGCTGAGTCCCTAATGTCTATGCTGCAGAATTGTGGGTTGGCCGTGGATACTCACCCTTTTAATGAGATGATGAAGTTGTACATGGCCACTGATAAGTTCAAATCAGTTACTCATGTAATCCAGTACATGCTACGCTCCAAAATATCTCTTAATGTTCTTTCGTACACCCTTTGGATGAATGCATGTGGTAAGTTGTCTGGTATTGCTTCTGCGGAAATGGTTCTGATGAAAATGATAAATGACAAGAATGTTGAGGTTGGTTGGAGCACATACTCAACTTTGGCCAATATTTACACAAATTCTGGATACATTGACAAAGCATATGATGCACTCAGAGTTGCTGAGGAAAAGCTTTCTGTGACAAAGCGTCTTGCCTATTATTTTATCATGACTAACTATTCTGCTCTGAGTGACAGGGATGGGGTTTTGAGATTGTGGGAGTCCAGTAAAAAGGTACCTGGTAGAATAACTTGTGCAAACTACATGTGTGTGATATTATGTTTGGTGAAAGTTGGTGACATTCGAGAAGCTGAGAGAATCTTTAGGACATGGGAATCAGAATGCAGAAATTATGATGTCAGGGTTTCCAATGTTCTTCTAGGAGCTTATATGAGGAATGGATGGATGCATAAAGCTGAGTCATTGCATCTTCATACTTTGGAGAAAGGTGCCCGCCCAAATTACAAGACATGGGAGATTCTGATGGAGGGATGGGTGAATAACAGGCAGATGGATAGAGCTGTGGAAGCCATGAAGAAAGGTTTCTCTATGTTAAAAGATTGTCAATGGAGGCCTCCAGCTGCAATCTTGATGTCCATTGCAGAGTATTTCGAGGAGCACGGCAGTGTTGATGAggcaaaaacatttgtcaaggtTCTTCGAGGTTTGGGCTTAATGGATTTACCCTTGTACAAGTTGTTTCTCAGAACACACATAAAAGCTGGGCGAGTTGTTCCAAATATTCTTAGGATGATGGGACAAGGTCAAATAGACCTGGATGAGGAAACTCTATCACTTATTCAACGGATGAGCAATATCAGCAGCACTGTGGATGATGATTTTCTTTGTCAGAATTGACAATTTATTGAAATTAGGCGTGCTATAATTTCAAGATGCATCCTAAGAAATAGGATCCTTGTTCGTGATGAAAGCATCATCTACTTTTTTAAGTGAAACAGGAAGTGAAATCTCAAAGTTATTTCTCAGACCAGTTGCTGTTTTGATGCCCTATTCAAAAGCATAGTTCTTTGCAGTGAACTCTAGCAGTTACACTAGAGATTATTGCAGTTTTGATGCACTATTCAAAAGCATAGTTCTTTCCATGTAACCTTCCTAATACTAGAATGCAGCGAAAGGGTGACAGATGCTTTTAAGCAGATTGAGCTGATAGCAAAAGGGTTCAGGAAGTCATTGATCCGAACACTGATTCTAAGGCAAGTATTGTTAATTAACTAAATTGTTGTCATACGTGGCAAACAATAGGATCCAGCCGAAGGCAATATCTGCAAGCTAATCATCTTTCATCCAAAAATTTCACCAAATTTTTTTTAAGGCCATCATGAAGCTCCTTTATTGCCTTGAATTGTTTCTGCTGTCCGAGAATACATTAACTCTTGCTTGCAAGCATATGGCGGTTGAGGTCCTGATGAAGTACATAATCATGGAATCTTCTCTTGTGGACGTTTTGCATTGGAAATAGGTGATGCCCTTCTGAGTATGGATTTCTTGGCAAGAGAAAGTGATTCTCCTAGTTGCCTTGTTGAAATACTACTATATGATACTGAATGTGGATTGTTGCCGCTACCATCTTGTGTATATAGCAGGATATTGCACTTCTGTCAGATTTTAGGAATCAATAGTGCATTTGTTGCTCGACTCCTCTCATGATGTTTTGATTCTCTCACTGTTGTTCCAAATTACATATGGTGATATATGATGCGTTTGGAAGTCACTTCTGCATCACTTTTGATTCTttcaatgcacatttcaaatgtgttagtaagtcctttttgaatcgCATTTGACCTGGATGTTACATTGTAAATGTTCAAATACTGATGCTATCTCAAGGTGACATGAACATTTTAACATTTATgggatgctaatataatttttcaGATTCTCAAAGTACCAtatgatattttctaaaatcataaAATTGTCGATATGAGTTAGTGAGAAATTAACATGACTTATGTCTTCTAcaacatataattttatttatttttaaaattatttttatttatttatatgattatattatttatttatgtcatataattttttaaagattaCTTACATTTatctattatattttttattaaaaataaaaattatttatttatttttgaataaatattaaaaatattagaaggataaatttgtTACATAATATTCAATGAAGTTTAGAAATACAATTTTGTCAAATacaacttatctcaatacatattTAAGATGTAATTTTCATTTATTACTTATCAAATACAAAGTATTTTATAATTGTACTTTCTCTTAAGTACTCGTCAGTATAATTGTATTTTTTCTTAAGTACTCGTGTATAAAAGAGAACAGAGGatctaggataagtaattaggagagtcatttacatcaaaatcatattgtaagaaattttatcatagttagattttttttattgatcgttAATCATAAtctaattatatctataatatattttatctaattagataagatcatatacttaaaaaaaaaaaaacccgatGTTGTGTTGATAGTTCAAGTGGTTGAATGTTCTAATAGTTTGTAACAGACCCAATTTCATTCACAACAGGAAGCCAATGGATTGCCATAGTTAAATACAATGTTTTAAATCTCGATTTGATACCGTTTCAGTAATTGGTTGGATTTGATACTATGCTGCTATACTTTTTTAGTATGGTATAGATGGAACCGAGATGTATGGTCTGATACCGATCTTTGGTTCGATTGGTAAATAACTGATCCATACATCCATCTAACTGTGATTTCTACAAAACAACAGACAACATTCAGATCCTCAACAGATGCATTCAATTGAGTTGACAGATGGAAAGTTGCTAAAACTGAAGTCCTTCGTGCCATGCTCAAACAATGTAACTCAAACCCAAATGCCAGTGATACTTGGTTTCCATAGAAATGCTTAAAAGGCTATATTATCCGTGGTAGAATGCTAATATTTCCTGGTATTGCTCCATACAGATTCATTACCGTATAGAGACTTCAATAAATTCCCAAACTCATGGCAGACACTCCAGGATCAAGTTATCATGAATGTTCGAGCTTAAGATCTCTCTCTTTTGTTAGCTTGTAACCATAGGTGATTTTTTCTGTCACCTATAATAAGAGAGCTTAAATATTTCGGAGCTGCACATGGATACCTGTAACTCAAAACTATAATAGTCATGAGGAAATGGAGCCAAACAGTCATGTATATAGATAGGCCAAAGGAAGATGCTTCCGACTTGCATGATTCTTTAGACCATGAATTTGCAAAAGTAAAAACAAAATTCTTAGATCTCAACACACGTCTACAAAATGAAATCTGATAAGTACAAAGTATCAGATTATTGGACTTCAGTATGGTATTATCCTGTTTCAAATAATAACTTTGTCATCAGCTGTCACCATCTTCAGCAATTTGAACTTCAACAATAGTGAATTAACTCAAATGCACTTCCTCATGCTTATCAGTACATGGTGCATCACGGGGCAGATCATTTTCAATCTTCTGCAGAAAATCACGCATTGTCTCCAGACTTTTATCATCTGCAAAACCAAAAGCCAGACTTTTCAAGTTTAAAAGAAACTTTTTGTCTCTGATGGAAAGCTCAGAAAATCTGGATTAGAATTGATAAGCTCTTTGTGAAACATATCTACGATGTAAGTTACAATTCAACTAAATCACAGTTTCAGTTTCCCATTATTCACTGGATGAGGCTATATCAGTGGAGGACAGATAAAATTGTTCCCTGGATGAGACTATGTTAGTCAGGTGTCTCCCATCCAAAAGAACAGGTCAGGATCCGAGAGACATGCCCAACCAATAGGATAATGCAACATTAGACTATGCTATACTCAAGTTTGATATTGTTGCATTTCAGTTAAGTCAATTGAGTCACAGACTAAATCTGTGAAAAACTAATATAGAAGGCTGTAAATATATACCCCTTTGATGGAGCAAGAAATCAGAACGATCAAGGTGATCCATTAAAAAGTCAACTAAAACAGTAAAAAGTGGGCAGTGAAAGCAGAAATGAACATGAATAAACTCACCAAGCCTAGGGACAGTGTGGCCCTTGGGATGCCGGATGACATATGGATTTATAAAGGACTCTAATAGTGCTTCACCATGTTTTTTTAAGAAGTCCATGTCACCtgcaaacaaaaaggaaaaaagttcCAGGTCAGCATTCTCTACACATAGAGGCCTTTCAAGTTCACTTCTGAAGGACATAGTAACTGAGATTCACTCCAATGTACATGAAATACATGCCATTGCTCTCATAAAAAGAAACATGCTTCATAATGCTACTAGAATTATGTATTTTTTAACTTTATTCTTAGATAACAGACACACAAAACAAGTTGTTTCTCATATATGGGactagaaagaacaagttatccaTTCACATGATCCTAGGTTTTCGTTAGATGATCAAATGCAAAAAAGAATAACTTGTGTAATGAGTAGAGACTAGCTAACTGGAGCTGAACCTTTATATCTACTTAATTAAGTTATATGATTAATTGCAAATTAAAGTATATATATCTGGTAATAAATATCGCTTAGAAAAGTTAATCAAAGTCCTTTGTGCAGTTTCTCATCCTTTCATGTCCTTCCTCCATTCTGGTTTTATGCTAATGCGTTGTCTGATCAAATGACAACAAGAAGAATTAACATAAACTAAGCCAAGATACTGTTCTGAACATAGCACATGTGCATTATCTACCAATTCCACAAATGAATTAAAACCTGACGAGACAGTTACACATCATTTTTCATtgaattttgcttgtgaataacaAACATAACAATTTTTGTGCTTGAGCTACCACTAAGATCAATCACATAAAgccatgtgaaaaaaaaaaaaaaatcttatgcaCTAGTCTATTTTCCTCTCTGTCCTAAAGTAAGAAAATGTACTATGGTACTAGCAAGCAGATCCAGTGGTTATTTAAACATCAGCTTGCAGATAGCACGTCGATCATCGGCATATTAGATTTCAATATAATAGGAGTTAATGCCACCAGCCAAACATGAAAGAGAAGGTAAGAAACCTTACAATGGTAAGGCAATATAGGCATCCTAAGATAAAGCTAATTGCCTCCAGATTCAGCACTCATACTGTTCCTAAAACTGCCTTTCTTATTTACagcatcatatcatatcataaggTGACAATATTAAAGATAACATTCACTCTATCATAAATAGAAGAATCGAACTAAATTGTCTCTACTCAATTTCCTTCTATTGCGTGTGAGCTCAATAGCTAAGTGGATTAAGCAAAAGAAAGAAGAGCATCTTTCACCAGCAAAATTTGTTCACATCTGAGCTAGTTAAATACATATATTAAGCGCATCAATTAAAGTGAGacttcaaaatattattttttaaaaaaattaaaaatgatttcTCTTTTCTTACTCGTTGACCTCTATGATAAATGGCCGGGGGTTTACCACGGATGTGAACAATTGACCTACAATGTCACACTGCGTGCATCACCCATGGTCGTACCCCCAAAGGGAACCATTGCCCACCATGAGTTGAACAGGACTGGACCCCTTTGGACCCCGTATGGAGTCAATGACAGCCGAAACAAGGATCCTTTTTCCTACCGTCAACGACTTACCCACTTGCCGACCACCGGCTCATTGTAGACAAACACGGAAACCACGTGGGACACACGTGGGTCCATTGCTGCTCACACTACTAATGCAGCTAGTTCACACGGGGAAGCTGCAAAGACCCCGGATAGTGTTGTTGAGGCCAGAGTTGTACCTAAAAAGTGGAGCGACGTGCAATCGACAGCAGACGCATACGCCTTCTCGGCCACCGCCGGCGATTGGAACTTCGCCCCTCCAATTATAATCAGATGCTTCACCTTCGGTACCCTCGTCAAGGCCGACCCCTATCAGTTAATCATTAAAATTCAATACATTAATTACACGAACCTGAGATTATATATATTGCTCCTAACAATTTTTCTTGGTAATTTAATCGACACAATTTgtataacattttcattaagcaaTCGACGAATAGGAAAAGCATTTCTCATATTGAAAACGTACCCTCGCTTGAAGACCCACGAGTGCCGCCGAGAGAATCGCACCCTAATCGTCACAAATCCACTATTCGATTAAAATACGTCCAATCCAACTCtcattctctctctatatattcGTGTATATACTCTAAGAATAAAGGATCGAATTGAATTAGGAGATTTTACTTGAGAGAAGCCCATGAGGCCATCGAACGGTCCGTGCTCGATCATGAGGTCTTCGATGTAGGCGAAGCATTTATCCAAGTTCCTGTACTCCAAAAAATCCTATTTTTTTTGTGCACAACGAATTTAAATAAATCAAAGACATTAATTAGGCGAAAGTTAAGGGAATGAAATTGAGAATTGGGGAAGGGGGAATGGAGTAGTACTTTATCGAATTGGAACCACTCGTAATAGGGAGGAGGGAATATGCCTTCGACGTCCGACTTGCCCTCGGCGGGAAAGGGCGCGTCGGGGAAGACGAGGTCCAATCGACCGATTACCTCCTCCGGCCACTTCCCCACCACCTGCGACCGCATGATCGCGCCGCTGGTGCGGAAGCCATGGAGGCACAGGAACCTCGGCCTCCGATGGTTGGAGTCGATCGCGGCCCCGAGGCTCCCCATCGCTgactctcgctcgctcgctccttCGCGCGTCGCTTGCTTGCTCCGTTAAAACAGGAGGCGCGCACAAAAAGGCCTTGTGATGCTCCGGTTGGACCGAGGAAGGGGTGTTTAACGATGCGCTCCGGTTGTGATGCGCCGCGGAGTATTTATCATGTGCTAGTAGTCTAAAGAGCATCCGAAGTCTCTCCGGGCAAGGCGATGGGTACAGTTTAAGTTCTGGTAGTTCCGCGGGATACCgctaaaatcacgcacgaggacGATGGGCCGGCGAAAGCGGGTAAGAGGCGCGTCGTGACGTCACGGATGCAGTAGACTGGTCTAAGACAAATACTCTTGTTCTTCTACCTGTCAACTCACCCGCTCGACCACCTTCATTGGGACTGGTTGAACGCTCGGGCAGATGTGGGACCCACACTTAGGCAATCAAATACGCCGGTCGGCGGGTGCGAGGCGCGAAGTGCAATTTGTTGTCCGAGAATGCTTCATCTCACGACTTACATGACGAGCAGACAATGTGGCCAAGAACGAAGCGACCACCGACCACCCCAAGCAAAGTCGGGAAGGGATTCGTCCGTTGACCGTTTGCCGACTTAATCGCCTTATTGTTCGTCTGATttgattaaattataattataattgttattttttttattcaatcaAGTAGACGGCTTATTTGCAGGATTTATATGTTTAGGATAATTTACTTGCGACTTCTTTAGTTTCTCAATAAAGAGtgtttctaattttattttttattgaagaGTAATCATTTTTTTATTCCAATATTGTTCCTATAAAGTGAATGGTTCATTTTTGCCACCTTCTCAATTCAGTTCAATTCATTCTATTTTCTCTATAAATGGATCGATAATTTTTTGTAAGGACCAATTTAGTTTTTGAAGATTAAAATAAAGATTTCTGAAGAAGGCTAACGGTGGTAAAAgacgaaaaaaagaagaaattttctAGATAAATCGTCATTTTTCTTATTTAATTTCTTGTTTTATATTATTACTCCTTTTGCTCCAAAATTATCCAGAAAAAGATGCTGAATTTTTTTCCCTCTCCCTATAAAGTTGATTCCAACGTAAAAATTCAAATCCTTTTATTCACGCATATATAGCATTCTACGATAACTATTGTTACTTGGAACCTACCACATTGTATTAGATGAAACAATCTCATAATATTTTCAATTTGTTCTAAAAAACACTACCACATTGTATTAGATGAGACAATCTCATAATATCTTCAATTTGTTTTAAAAAAACTCCATGCCACATGTTTCAAGATGAGAAGCACGATCACCTCCAAGTTAAGGAGGAAAGACCTTTATCAAGAGTAGTAAGTGGGGTTTGTGTAATAATAAGTAATCTTAGGGTTTGActagtatttttattattttaaataataaaaaaattaattaataatgtaAGGATAATATTGAAAAAAAAGGGGTTAGGGTTTTAGCCCATCtctatttttcttctttcatgttAGATACGTAAAGCTGTCATCGTACCAACAATGGCTCACTCTAGTCGAGATAAAGAATCCTATATTTAAAGATGAAGTGGGCAACCAACGatgtgtcacagacttagctggttttgtctaagtcgtgtggcatccttgtgtgtccgtctgtaaatatcagcctccccgaaacctctcatggttCTTTaaaacctataaaagagaaaatgagatagagaaagcgcctcactcggatccacaagcaaacatttcaggaaacactttatAAACAAATGCAAATTAtacacagactttacaagctctgaacggttgcataacaaatggtcaaaatgatccactacagaccgagtatctcttacaagtgtccacatggcataatctttatttacaagtttataacgaccaccaaacccaactaaaatggggttgttaagccttcgatcgtccctctatatgttgtacaaagcatgaagaaACCAAAAGATAcgaacatatataagcattacatcaaacatcctgtttagaagtttatctgtATGATAAGATTCATCATTTTTCTcatatttagattttattattgatattatcaaaatatagatTTGACATCTATAGTATTAActtatagcagataagattttttcaattGCATAAAGAAATCTAGTTGCTTTGTTGAGAGAAATCATCTCTCCTATATAAATAACGAGAACATATCAATCAACTTTAAGTAAAAAATACGAAGGATATACCAAAGAGTTGTCTATGACTTTTGTTGTTAAGGCACTCATCGTTATAAAATTacttgatttaaaaataaaaaaatgagaaaGTAATTTCTATTAAATAAGCAACGAAGGATGATCAAACCAATGATATCATATATCAATTGGAGCTGTAATTGAAAAGTGAATAATGGGCTAGATTATTTGCAGAGTTAATGAtcattcataaatgttgtctcTAAGATATCTGATCAAATTCTTGACCagaaaataatcaagaaaaaatttaATTGAAGTAGAAATTCATAATCCAtcttagaaaagaaaattttggagTCGCCAGCATCTTATTTTTTATAGAGGATTTTACACATAATCAAAGATCGCAGTAGCATTTGTGAAATACCTCAAGATAATTGAGACGTTTCTACAAGCCAACAAGAAGATGCATGGACACGTACACCATCGTTAGCGGTGAAAATTCTGTCGCTTGCTCTACCTAAGTATCTTGCAGGAGAGACAGCTTGGCAGCGATGCCACAAACTCCCTTTCCCTTCCCCTCCCCTCCGGTAAACAGTAGATATTTCTGCATCAGTTTGCCGCTGCCTTGGAGGGATGCTTGTGTAGTTGCTTCCCCTTTGACTTGCATGTGGTAGAAAAGAACTTGCTTCCCCTTTGACTTGAGTTCTCGGTAGTAAATATTGACAGATTTTTAGCGGTCTTTCGAATGCTTCGAGTACTCTAAACTGCTTTGACTTGTCCAATTCTATTAAATAAACCGATTCTTTTATGTAATATAGTTTAGAACAACCTGTGAGTTGCTTCCTTGATGCATGATCTTGAAGTTAATGCAGGTGGTCTGCAATACCACGCACAACAGCCGAACAAGATTCTTTCTTTTCCGCAAGCGAGCATGGTTCTCCAATAGTTCAGTTTAGGGAACTCTCGTTCTGTATTCAACAAGAATATTGCTTTTCACCGCTGTCTaatctctctctcttcatctttTTCCCACATTATTTCTCTGGTTTATGTTTTATTAGTTGTAACATATGCTTAATTTTCACAGCCCGTAGCATAACAACAATCTCCTCATGCATCCAATTATTCTAGCTTGGAATTCCTTATACTGTGCGACCTTATCTTAATTAGTAATTAAGCAAACgatgatgtatatatataattaattaattaattaattaattggttAGTTAAAGATCTAAGGGTGGTAAACCTTCAAATCAACGAAGGGATGATGTTTAAGTCCACTCAGACGGAGACAATGAGGTAGTATGAGCAATATTCATCAATAGCCTTATAGGGGGAATTATAGAGAAAAATTTTATTAGATGATTTTCTAGGATAATGTGGTCTCATCATATGATA
Proteins encoded:
- the LOC135617121 gene encoding pentatricopeptide repeat-containing protein At5g27460-like; protein product: MAAASLFAALLRRCCSRNPSAPSLRTSPFALLESSRSFSSGPPTSEVLAVEEGTAASEDNLRSRIFRLRLPKRSATDALDRWSGEGRTVTASGLRQITKDLMRLQRYKHALEIITWMDSNDPFQLSSSDHARRLDLIIKVHTIAEAETYFKKLTTSASKKAAAFPLLHYYVKARDLQKAESLMSMLQNCGLAVDTHPFNEMMKLYMATDKFKSVTHVIQYMLRSKISLNVLSYTLWMNACGKLSGIASAEMVLMKMINDKNVEVGWSTYSTLANIYTNSGYIDKAYDALRVAEEKLSVTKRLAYYFIMTNYSALSDRDGVLRLWESSKKVPGRITCANYMCVILCLVKVGDIREAERIFRTWESECRNYDVRVSNVLLGAYMRNGWMHKAESLHLHTLEKGARPNYKTWEILMEGWVNNRQMDRAVEAMKKGFSMLKDCQWRPPAAILMSIAEYFEEHGSVDEAKTFVKVLRGLGLMDLPLYKLFLRTHIKAGRVVPNILRMMGQGQIDLDEETLSLIQRMSNISSTVDDDFLCQN
- the LOC103991529 gene encoding uncharacterized protein LOC103991529; translation: MGSLGAAIDSNHRRPRFLCLHGFRTSGAIMRSQVVGKWPEEVIGRLDLVFPDAPFPAEGKSDVEGIFPPPYYEWFQFDKDFLEYRNLDKCFAYIEDLMIEHGPFDGLMGFSQGAILSAALVGLQARGSALTRVPKVKHLIIIGGAKFQSPAVAEKAYASAVDCTSLHFLGDMDFLKKHGEALLESFINPYVIRHPKGHTVPRLDDKSLETMRDFLQKIENDLPRDAPCTDKHEEVHLS